A window from Kwoniella pini CBS 10737 chromosome 1, complete sequence encodes these proteins:
- a CDS encoding cystathionine beta-lyase, translating to MTTPSTPGDSSLATSVYSLSAKSSTEAEQYNARAANWRFSTLCASVDTKDQYGASSTPIYQTATFKGMDGQYDYTRSGNPTRGGLENHLARLYGATQAFALSTGMTCLDTILRLVKPGETVLAGDDLYGGTNRLLTYLGTHGGVKVIHADTTRIEALRPHLQPGNKVRMVLLESPTNPLLKIADLEGISKEVKIAAPDALIVVDNTMMSPYLQRPLDMGSDIVYDSGTKYLSGHHDLMAGIIAVKRPDICKDIAFLINSVGSGLAPFDSFLLLRGVKTMSLRMDRQMATAHLVALYLDSLGFLVHYPGLKNHPKRDIHYKQATGAGAVLSFVTDDKALSERIVGGTRLWGISVSFGAVNSLISMPCLMSHASISAAVRAERGLPENLIRLCVGIEDPRDLMDDLEHSLLSAGAIVPNLAHSPLSDSRSSELYTSNPEAWILERAKGFKRPSESSTIDSLISGVKKGLGFTSVERKTIEEDITVSAPGKVILFGEHAVVHGVTAIASSVNLRCFAVLSPRSDGKVALEIPNVGVEAEWEISKLPWGLLPVHSQTQRHIADKDLDPALLEAIEKLVHEHVELGKTGINSCIAYLYLYMVMAGAESEALAVTFTATANLPISAGLGSSAAYSTCVASSLLIAHSHIEKPSKDQDRVSESDTNVIDGWAFLSEKVLHGNPSGIDNAVSVRGGAVAFTRSVGGRKGGLDGLHGFSSIRLLLTNTLVPRDTKSLVAGVSAKRLAEPHVVDPILDAIQSISDEASSLLSGQIRVERKELIARLETLIRENHSHLVNLGVSHPSLETIVAATAAEPFGLATKLTGAGGGGCAVTLIPDDLPQSSLDALITTLEAQGFQPHLTAVGGPGLGIHAFTSVKEDKVRNHEEGEGMVIPKRATLRETNSEGLQQWSERIGNWVHT from the exons ATGACAACTCCCTCAACACCAGGTGATTCGTCACTTGCGACATCGGTATACTCACTATCAgcaaaatcatcaacagaAGCTGAACAATACAACGCAAGAGCAGCAAATTGGAGATTTTCAACATTATGTGCTTCAGTAGATACCAAAGATCAATATGGAGCGAGTTCAACTCCTATTTATCAAACTGCTACTTTCAAAGGTATGGATGGTCAATATGATTATACACGTTCAGGAAATCCTACAAGAGGTGGTTTAG AAAACCACCTCGCTCGACTTTATGGCGCTACTCAGGCATTCGCTTTATCAACGGGTATGACATGTTTAGATACTATCTTACGATTGGTAAAACCTGGAGAGACTGTCTTAGCAGGAGATGACTTGTATGGAGGTACCAATCGATTACTTACTTATCTTGGTACACACGGTGGAGTCAAGGTAATTCACGCCGATACAACTAGAATAGAAGCCTTAAGACCACACTTACAACCTGGAAACAAAGTTCGAATGGTCTTACTAGAATCACCTACCAACCCTCTTCTTAAAATTGCAGATCTAGAAGGTATCTCTAAAGAAGTCAAAATCGCTGCTCCCGACGCTCTGATAGTTGTCGATAATACCATGATGTCACCTTACCTTCAAAGACCGTTAGATATGGGCTCCGATATCGTCTATGACTCTGGAACGAAATATCTTTCAGGTCATCATGATCTTATGGCCGGTATAATTGCTGTCAAACGACCTGACATTTGTAAAGATATTGCATTTTTGATTAACTCAGTTGGATCAGGTTTAGCACCATTCGATTCTTTCTTATTGCTTAGAGGTGTAAAAACCATGTCTCTTAGAATGGATAGACAAATGGCTACTGCCCACCTTGTAGCTTTGTATCTGGATTCATTAGGTTTCTTGGTTCATTATCCTGGTTTGAAGAATCACCCTAAACGAGATATCCACTACAAGCAAGCTACCGGTGCTGGTGCGGTATTGTCCTTCGTGACGGATGATAAAGCTTTAAGTGAAAGGATTGTAGGAGGAACTAGACTTTGGGGTATTAGTGTATCTTTTGGAGCTGTCAACAGTTTGATCTCTATGCCTTGTTTGATGTC TCACGCTTCGATTTCCGCTGCCGTTCGAGCTGAACGTGGACTTCCTGAAAATCTCATTCGACTGTGTGTTGGTATCGAAGATCCTCGAGATTTGATGGACGATCTCGAACACTCCCTCCTGTCAGCTGGCGCCATTGTGCCTAATCTCGCCCATTCACCACTTTCCGATTCTCGATCAAGCGAATTATACACATCCAACCCAGAAGCCTGGATTCTCGAAAGAGCTAAAGGGTTTAAACGACCATCTGAGTCTAGCACAATCGATAGTCTCATTTCAGGCGTCAAGAAAGGACTTGGATTCACCTCTGTCGAGCGAAAGACGATTGAAGAGGATATTACTGTATCCGCACCTGGAAAAGTCATTCTTTTTGGTGAACATGCCGTAGTACATGGCGTAACAGCCATAGCATCTTCAGTAAACTTAAGATGTTTCGCAGTCCTTTCACCTAGATCGGATGGGAAAGTTGCCCTTGAAATTCCAAACGTTGGCGTAGAAGCCGAATGGGAAATCTCAAAATTACCTTGGGGTCTGTTACCTGTTCACTCGCAAACACAACGACATATCGCAGACAAAGATTTAGATCCTGCTCTGTTGGAAGCCATTGAGAAACTGGTACATGAGCACGTTGAATTGGGCAAGACAGGTATCAACTCTTGTATCGCATACTTGTACCTTTATATGGTGATGGCTGGAGCTGAATCGGAAGC CCTTGCTGTGACTTTCACAGCGACCGCAAACCTCCCAATCTCTGCGGGTTTAGGTTCATCAGCAGCATACTCGACTTGTGTAGCTTCGTCGCTTCTGATTGCCCACTCACACATTGAGAAACCATCCAAAGATCAAGACCGCGTTTCGGAAAGTGATACGAACGTCATAGATGGATGGGCATTCTTGTCCGAGAAGGTGCTTCATGGAAACCCAAgtggaattgataatgCTGTTTCCGTCAGAGGTGGAGCAGTAGCTTTCACCAGATCTGTAGGAGGTAGAAAAGGTGGTTTGGACGGATTACATGG ATTCTCGTCAATCCGATTGCTCCTCACAAACACCTTGGTGCCCAGGGACACCAAATCTCTAGTCGCTGGCGTTAGTGCTAAACGTCTTGCCGAACCTCATGTCGTTGATCCAATTTTGGATGCCATTCAATCTATAAGTGATGAAGCTTCTAGCTTGTTGAGCGGCCAAATTCGCgttgaaaggaaagaaCTAATCGCTCGATTAGAG ACCTTGATTCGAGAGAATCACTCGCACCTTGTCAATCTTGGTGTATCCCATCCTTCCCTCGAGACAATAGTGGCAGCAACCGCTGCCGAGCCGTTTGGACTTGCTACCAAATTGACAGGAgctggtggtggtggatgTGCAGTGACCTTGATACCAGATG ACCTACCTCAATCTTCGCTTGATGCACTGATAACCACTCTCGAAGCTCAAGGTTTCCAACCTCACTTGACAGCTGTAGGTGGACCAGGATTAGGTATACATGCTTTTACATCGGTGAAAGAAGACAAAGTACGAAATCacgaagaaggagaaggtatGGTAATCCCTAAACGAGCTACGTTAAGGGAAACCAATAGCGAAGGCCTACAACAATGGTCTGAAAGGATCGGTAATTGGGTTCATACATAG